CCCGCACCTTCTCTCAATGTGGGTTTCTCTCTaacatatgtacacacacacacacacacacacacacacacacacacacacacacacacacacacacacacacacacacacacacacacacacacacacacacacacacgcacacacacatatataataaGGTCTAATTCATGTTTAAGCTCGATAATGAAATCCTTGCAGCagtgaaaatcaaaacaaagatGGATGTGCTGCTTGGCTCTCTTGCTCTGCTGTCACGTCATCTGTTATTCTCAGACCAGCTCTGTGGTAATGTGGTTAGACCTCACAACAATGCTTAATCACAACAAACCACATTAGGTAAAAGGTAATTATGTTTGCTTGGTATATGCATGGTCCAATCTGTTTGCGATGCTGCcaagaaagaggagggaggatggagaACTAAgattgggggcgggggggggggggggctttccaCTTTGAGGTAGGGAGGGGAGAGCAACCAAAATAGTCTTGTTTACCTCCTGCGTCTGGCTCCACCTTATCGAGTTACAaagacgctgctgctgctcagattGGCCGTCTGATTGATTGCAGCTCTGATGCTAAGAGGCAGCATGACTGACAGTCTGACAAGGATCTCAGAAGGGAGCTGAGTAATGCATGTCATGTCATTTTCCCGGAGACACCTGAGGTTCAGTTTCTCGTCCAGAGGAGTAAACAACGGAGCTGATTTTATCACTTTGTCATTGGCATTATGGTAAACTGGACATTTTCCAAATCAGCCAGGACACCAAAGGCcagtaaatgtcacatttgaatTCTGAATGGGCCGACATTATTTATGAAATCACAAAAAGGCTCAATAGTTAGTAAAAACTCTTAAACTTTTATTATCTAGCTTGCAATCAAGCAACTCAAAAGGTGATATAATATGAAAGAATACAATCTAGACAGCCTTTGCTTTCAGACCCTCACGATTACGAACACGGGTCTATAGAAACGGTCTTAGTCATCTACTCATTCTTCAGATCTGTCGAATACAACAGTGAGGCACCTGATACAATTATCCCACACAAGCTTGTCACGCTTTGCTTTAATGATCAGCTCCAGCACGAGTTCTTTAAAATAGCATAGCTTTACTGTACATATTCTGAGATTATACTAGAGGTGCTGAAAACGAATCAGCTCAAACGGATCCCACATGGCATCGCTTTTCCATTAGAGTTTTTCTCTGTCGGAGGGTTCAGCTGGAGAGGCTGCATGCAGGTCTGGACCTGAGGTGACCAGAGCACAGGTCACATGGGGTAGAACTGTGAGGCGGCCTCTGAAGACTGGATCTCCACCTGAGCCATCTTGAATTGGGTGCACTGCAGCCATTTGCGCAGAGCGAACGGAGGGGCTCCGGACGTCTGGCCCTGCAGACACTGATGGTTTACCCGGTTCTGGATGGCCTGAAGACGTAACTGCAGCCCTGCAGACAGATGCTGAAGGAGCAACAAAGAGAAGGTGATGGAGATTTTAGTTTGACTCACATCTATTGTGTCTGTAGACAGTTATGTGTTGATACTGTCCTTACCTTAAGGTTTGACTGGATCATGGGTAGCCACATAGGAATCAGCTATAGGAGACAGCCAGGATGCACGAGTATTAGGTTACATGTCGAAATAATCATGTATCAGCCATGCAGAACTATAATAGAAACATGACAAACCTTTACAAAGATGGTTGAGTTGCATTCCTGCAGTGCTTCCATTAAACTAATGACATGAAGACACACCATCTCCACcatctgagagaaaaaaattatcaagCAAAAAACCTCAATTTTCTATGAAACAGAAATTCCAAAGGTTCAACATAATTACCTCTTCTCATATTTCAGGCGTGATCAACCACACCACATTTCTAAGGCACTCACCTTACCTGAGCTACCTTTAACATACCCTGAGTGCAAAAACATAAAGTAGAGCACTCACCACTTTATTGTGGGCCATGAGCTGCAGGATGCTAGGTGTAACCCGACTCCAGAATTCGAGGCCTGTGAGGATGGCGCTGGAGGAGAAttctgtctggttctggttgagCGGGGATGGAGCGGCAGCTGCCTGCTCACAGTAGATGGTCCACAGTTGGGCAAACATGAAGGCGTGAAATAGAGAGCACATGTGCAGAACCGACGTCtggagacacagagacaaaaacaggAGAGACAGGTCAGGTGGTTATAAATCAGGTAAATATTTATATGGATTTCTTTCTGTCAGACCTTTGACTGTTCTGGAAAACCAATGAggatgacaatgagatgatCTGCAATGTGGGAGCCAGCATCCAAAGGAATGGGCATACAGGAAGTGGATCCCTGGTGCAGAGCGCAGTGTGTCAGGGAGCCCAAGAGGAGCCAAGACAGCTGACGGatgtgtgacacacactcaATGAATTCTTTGGGTCTGCAGAGAAAAAACCCCCATTGAAATTCAGTGTCACAAATCTGTCCAAAAAAAGTCATATTTCTCAGATTCTACTAAATATTTCCTCAATTATTACTGCTGACATATTTGTTGGCCTCGCCCACATAATTTCTCACTTCTTTGAAGTGCTAGAAATCCATGAAtactgaatattatttttttatgttttgagatttaaaaatccttttttgcatttaaaaatgtttacgTCAAGATCTAAAAATAGCCTAGAGTTTTCTAATCTGACAAATCTCACCACCCGGAGAAACAAACCTGGATTACGGTGAACTAACCcgttaaagaaaatgaattattACGAAACACATCTGTAGTTTTGTTTGGTACTCACCCTTGTTGCATTGTGGATGGTGGATGATAAAGCCAGGGAAGATAACGAACAACAGCTTTGTTGTCACGGTGATTGCCTTTGCTGATCTCCATGGCTGCGACTTGTGCCAGACCCACTTTCAGGTTCCCTCCGAAAGTGTCCTCATGCAATGGCTGACAGCAAGCCTTCATATGGCTCtagtgaagaaaagaaaaggtggaACGAAAAGGAAAATGGGGGGGGGAACTATACGAGACTTCTAGTGCTCAGAAGAAGAAAGTGACTTACCTTAAGTTTGGTTAGCGTGTGCATATCTGCAATGAAGTCCAAAAGCTCACTTATGTATTGTCTCATGCATTCCATAGCTGCTGTTGTGCACTGTTGGTGACAAAAACCAGTTCATCCTTTAGAACAAATCACAATGGGTCTATCCTGTTTTATGACACTGATTCTCATACGATCAGCAGAAACATCAACTTACTCCTGACAGCGTTGAGATCATGTGCTTTTGGATGATGGTGGATTCTGCTAGTCTTGTACCGATATCtgcacaaacaaactgaaagaaTCCAACAAGTTTTAGAATCCTACTCAGAAGGAAACagtgtgatgtgtttgtttcttgcagactgaaaagcattttgagaTTGTGTCTTTACCTGGACCAGCAGTAACAAGTTTGTGTCAGGCAGAGGAGACTTAAACTTCAGCGCCTGCAGAAGCTCTAACACCACGATGCGGGACATGTAGAACTTATCTCTCTCCTGGATATGAGGAGACGGACAGTGGAGTAAATGTACTGATGCAGCAAGACTGCCTTTTTCTATTATCACTCTCCCTTACTCATGCTGCGAGGAGAGCATAAACTCCATAGTCTGAATAGAGGGGGAAGGACaggcagtgagagaggagggaggggaggcaaGGGAGACAGAATAGACAGAGAATAGTGAAGCTGAGGAGTAGATTTAGGCCAGTCCAGATCTCTCCTCCCAGAGTCCCAGGCAGCTCAAATGAGGCTGTCAGGCTGCCTTCTCCCTCCCCGAGGACAGGCTGCTCTCTTTGTTCATCCCATCCACACAAAGCCCAGCTGCCTGTTTACAAACCACACTGTCATCTCCCAGCTTCcactttgtctctctctttctctatgcAGTCATGTTTGCTTATGTTCAGCGCAGGCAAGTGCTCAGAGCTGCCTCCGACATTTCCCGCTGTGTGGTTTGTTAATGTGCATACCTGTGCGCAGCACTCTCATAATTAAAAGTCAATGGAACATGTCCTTGTGGTAAATAGCAAATCACGGGTCCTTCTTAAGCCAGAGGGCCCACTCATGTTTAGCATGTAGTGCAATGCGGCTGTGGAAAAGGGTGAAACAAACTCAGAGAAATCTGACTTTGTGTCCTTAAAGGTTGACCTCCAAATATATCTAATCGTGTTTCAAGCACTTCCCAGAAACCTCACCTCttcccaaaaaaataaatctgtgcaGCACAGGTTCCAAAAGCAATTGCTCATGGTGACTCTGGGTTTTGAAAAGCGGATATTATATAGAAAGGAATTAAAGAGGGTGTAGAAAATCAATACTGCAGGAGACATAAAGCATGCAGTGTTGACAGTGGTGGAAGAGTAAGGATCCATCTGGTTCTAACAGTGCAGACAGCCCTGGCTCCATCTCTGTCTGAGGCAGCCACTCAGTAACACACCATACATCCTTAGTCCAAGCACACCAACTAATCATGTTAATCAATACTAGCTGATTGCCTACTTAATCATCAGTGACACATGGCCACATTTCTGGCCAACTGGAGAGTCGGGAAGTAGGTGTAGAACCAAAAGAGTGATGAGCAAACTGGAGCTCGACATCTTTAAAACTGTGGATTAGTTTAAAAGGTTTAACTCTTTCAAAGCTGCATGAATGCAGGTTGTCAGCACGTTTCATCACTGCATACCAAATATCACGCCTGCAGAAAAAGCTGTCATGTAAACGCACTCATGAGTACCTTGTTGAAGGCTTTGTAGCACAGACCGCAGAGCTCCACGAGGTAGGAAAGGCTGAACATGCCATACTGAATGACGAAGCTCAGTAGTTTTGAAAAAGGCTCCAGGAGACTCTGTAAGAGATATGAAGATGAGATAGGGTTGGATATTGAAGTCTAGACTTTATAATCAATAATTCATAATCAATACGTTAAATTCAGCTCTGGGCTTACCCGGGTTGCATTGGTAGTTGGGATTTTCAGCAAGCAAATGATAATCCTCAAACTGGAATCCATCGGGCACTGATGACAGATTGCGAACAAGTATGTTGAACAATCTGgtttaaaaattttaaagaaGTTTTTGCCTGTTGCACAGGCATATTTCtggatttagattttttatatttgtctgTGGTGATAATTGATTACATCACAGTAATCTGACCCCTGAGGTCAAAGACATCGACATTCAATATGGGCACAGTAAGGTACTTTTTCCTCGAACCATAATCAAATCAACCACACTCAACTTTGGACTTTCCAACCATGAATTTTCCCCTTTCCAAGGAGATGGAAAGGTCCACATCTACCTTCAGAGGAAGCACAGAGGGCAGCTTTGTgaggaatgtctggaactggtTGCAGATGGTCGTCCACAGATTGCTAGGAGAGTCCATGGGGAGAGCCTCCATGAAGGAGGCAATGTTCTCCAGGCAGTGCAGCATTGTGCCCCCTGCTGGTAAACTCTTCTTGTTGTTCAGGCCCTGGAGGGCACAAAGGCATTAACCATTGCAGTGTTAAATCAAGTAACTCTGTAAGCGAATATATTTCCATTTAATTGATCATTCAGTCCTGATCAATCATAATGCCCATGATGAGAGTTGAGAATTTAGGACACTGGAGCACAAACGATTGCAGAGATGAGCTCATGCACCAATGGGTTCTTATCTGTGTCATTTATCTAGTGAAACTATTTCAATAAATTGGTAAGGCAGAGCAGATTATGCATGATTTGTTGTTTTAGATGCACTTATGGAGTGCATTCAGCCTCAGCTTTGCCAAgagctcctcctgctggtggCGCGACTCAACACAATTCAGTGAAGGAGGTCTCACCTCCAGCAGCATGTTGAGGGCAGCAACAGAACTCAATTCATTAAAATCTATCAGGGATGATGCCAGCGTTCGCAGAAAACTTccatctgaaaaaaaacaacaacaacaagaaagtttAACATGAAAACGATGAaggtgggggaaaaaatctaCAAATCTGTATCTGCTATAGGTTACAGACTTCCATATGAAGTGCAACAAAATCAACAGCTGGGACATTCAGGTACATtaatcacaaacattttatgtgttttgagTCATTGGGGTTTGAGCACACCTTTGATATTACTCTGAAAGAGTTGAGGCAAGATGCCATTAGGTGCCAGCTGGTGAAACATACAGCGGAGGAACTGCTTGGCTACACCTGCTACATTTCCTGGAATCAGCATACTGCAAAATACCACAAGGGGAATAACTCTGTCTGACAGACAGACTCATCTCATATCTATTAAACTCATCCATAAGTAAACCGAATAATCAAGTTTGCAAAGAAATGACTTCAAGGTCTCATACCTCTCAGCTTGTCCAGAAAAATTCCCGCTGGATGCCAACCTAAAAGAAGTTACGAAGCGGTAGATCAGGACCCAGAGATGAATTATACATGAACTCTGAGGTTATAAAACTTCATTTACTGGTGAAGTTCTATGTGACTGCTAATCCCCAGAGTACCTGCCCACAGACTGCATGATGTCCAGAAGCATGGGAGCAGCCAGATCCGGGCTGAGGTGGATGAACATTGAGAGAACCACCACTGCCAGGCCGAGAGTCTCCTCGTCATATTCCTCCAAGACAGCTGCACAGTCCCGACATCTGGTTTGTTTCCGCACAAATGAATCACGTCAGTCAAGCATTAAGACGGTTTGTTTCAAGGCATGTGTAACGGTCTATTTATTCACACACCTGTCAGACATGGTGGTGGGCTGCTCATCGATGAACTCCTCAGGAGCTGGGACGAACATGCTGACCGTACTGGGTGCAGAAAGCAGACTGGTCTTTGTAGGACCTACAAAAGAATTGAAAGAACGGGTTTTGGTAAGATTCAGCTTTTAGATGCTGTTTCAGATCAATAAGAAGAACATGAAAATGTATCCAAGTCTTCCTTTTTCCCAAGATAAAGATTAAGAGACTCAGATCAACATCATCAAAATCCTTTCACACCTTTTGGAGACAATCAAATTAATaaacagacaagcaaacacGTGTGGAAGATCATATAACCTCCCTAAACTCTCACTGGTGGAGAAAATTGGAGAAGAGTATGAAGCGACTGACCCGTCTCCCAGGTGCTGATGTTGTGTGGAGCGCTGGACTGATGCTCCAGCTGTCTCTTCATCAGCTGGCTCATGGTCAGAGCTCCCAGAGATCCTCGCTTCACCTGACGGTACTGGGCTGAAAGtcagacacagaaacaacacCTCAGAACGAAATGGTCGCTGTCATTTTATAGTTCCATGTGGACAAAATAAGGCCACGTATTTAGCTCATTCTCAGGAATTACATGGAAACACCTCAGAGTgttgttttctacattttctcATGCATCTATAATAAGACGTCATTATAACATTCAAACGTGTGCAATTTTATTCCAGCTTCCTTGACTTaacaaaatatgacattttaagAAATGACATAAGTACATGAATCACTAGAAAAATTGTGATTTGTTTGACACCACAACATTCAAATTTACAAGGGGACTAAAAGGCTTTTGGATCCTACTTGATACTGAACAGCGGTGGCTTGTTTCAGGCAGAGCAGCTTCGAGCGTCGGGGCCGAGGCAGATTCTCGTGGCTTTTCCAATGTTGAGAGAACTTTGTGATCTGCAAGGCAACCGTGACGAGACATTAGCATCAGAATAAATCCTCTtatatgacaaaaataaagctGCTCAATGTGTAAGCATACAATAGTTATAGGAAAAACATTGATGAGTGCTGATTTGATATTGATTTTTGGCATTCTGGATGTGTTTCAGTAtgcattttattctgaaatataAAATTCACTGTTTCCGTTATTACAAACATGGTACTCttagaaaatatgttttccaaCTGCATTCAAACTCTCACTTTTGATTTTGATATGTGCATTTTTCTACCATTGGTTTCCATTTTATTTGACGTATCATAATATAATCGACCGTGTTCTGCTTGAGACACCATCAAGAACGAACGTCACGtctcaatttgtttttgttgagatTTAATAAGTCTGCATTATTACCTTGCAGTAACAGTCTAACCTtgaaaaaaggctaaaattgGAGCTCATGAAATCAAATCTAGcaaatcaaaaggaaaaaaaatattcaaatattttgccGATATAGATTCAGAGTTCCTGTGCAAAATCTTGTTCCTGCTCCATAATAAAGTGATTTGTATTTGCTAACTTCACAGAAAATACCATTGGATGTCAACCATGGAGAGAGACATaagcaaaagaaaaaccatTAGGTTTGGCTGACTCATGCTAAGGCTTGTTGCTTTAGTGGTTAATGGTTAACACATTTGACCACAAAACTAACTACTAGTGCACTGGTAAATCTGGAGTGGTCATCATGTGTCCTTCCTTCTTACCCGTTTCGGAGGTCTGCTCACTGCCCAGCTTGTCAAACATGTTGAATGAAATGTCCAGATATTCTCTCTGGATGGCACTGACGGCAATCTTCCTCTGCTTCCGTTGCCGGGGAACAATCTGGATTTTAAACTCTGCTTCGTCATTGTTGTTCCCATCGTCAAGTTTTGGGTCGCTGTCCCCCTCATCACCCAtgtcatcatcctcttcatcatccccatactcttcttcatcattgctgttgctgttcttgcttttttctggcGAGGAAAGAGGCTCTGCTGTGTCTTCTGGGATGTCCAAGAAGATGGTCCGACCAGATGGGCTTGTTCCTGGTCCCATTCCTGATGTCAACTCATCTGAGCTTATGGGGATGTCGTCTAAAGAAGTGTAGGGAACATGTGGGGTCTTTCTCAACAGGTCTCGCTTCTGTTTCAGGGTCATTGGGCTGTCATGACAGACATTCTCTGGTCGGTCTGGAAGGTCCAGAGAGGCACTGGGAGTCATTCGGTATGACCTCCTTTCCAGAGGTGGTCGCTCTAACCCTACTCTTTCAAGCAGGAGATCTGGGGTCTTTTTATCACTAGAACAGTCCTCTACACTCACCTGGACCACAGGAGAGAGTCGCAAAGTGTTACTGCTTGCAGGGGAAGCTGAGACCTTCGGACTCCCATTGAACTTGGAGGTTATAATGGTGTTCAGGTCAAACTCTTCATCGCTCTCAATGATCCGTAGTGGAGGCAATGGCTCAAACACCAAGGAGTCGCTGTCGGACATAGAGAGCAGTGAGTGTTTTTCTGGAATAGAAGTGCAGTCAGAGGAAAGGTCAATCAGGTCAGGGTCCTCCTTTCCCTGTGCTGATCCTTCTGGCGAGCCCTGGTCGAACTTGTCTTCAAAGGTCTCCATGCAGCTGAGGCGAACCTCTGGGATGACTGGTTTGCAGATGTCGGACTGGCCACCTCGAGATCCTCGCCGATCTACATGATCGCTGCCCTCTACCCGAATGGAAGAGCCATCAGAAGATCCTTTGCCGCGATGCTTGCTGTGGGATGTGGATGAGGATGGGGGTAGGATCACAGATGGCGCCTGCATGTCACAGCGATCAATGCAGGATTTACGCCGATGTTCATCCAGATTGAAAAGGATGGAGTCGGTGTTGGAAATATCCAGAGACTTCTGCTTGTGCATGGCCTGCAGACGCTTTTTCCTGGTGCTCTCTTCTCTGACACAGTGCAGGATGTTGTCCTGGAGTGTGCTGGCTTCACGGTACTCTGACAGTTCAATTTCACCTGATAAACAGAGAGCCAGTGACAGTCAAAATGTGATATCCATGAACAATTTCTACCAAGGTGCCAGCATGCTGGACTTCACTCAGAAAGCTTTTGCTCCTTACTTTTTCTGGCGTTCAGTTCTACCGGCTGGTACTTCACAGTCTTGTTGCCGCCGATCCGCTTCAGGCGTGCAAAGAATGTCTGTGACTCTTTATTAGCGACTCCAGTCGGCGTGTCATGAACATCTGACTCATCAAACACGCTATCCTCTTCTAAGATGGAGAGAAATTAACATCATTACTGCATTCATGAAGACCTCATGTATAATTCTAACCAACCCAAGGCTTTAATTTTGGGtcacctttctctttctcactgTAGCGGCTCATGTTGGAGTTGTCGCTGTAGAGCGGTCCTGCTGTAGGGTGGGGACGGCAGCTGTGATACTGAGCATTCAGCGTGTTGATGGTGATGTGGATCAGATGCAAGACAACTTTACTGCCCTCCATGTCTCTGTAAGGGTACTGTAGTGCATACAAAATCATTAGGTTACCCAACAGTCTTTgaaatttacattatttttgagGTTTCCAATGAGAATGGATAAACAATGgtccagaaaaaaaaccactGACATATTATAATGAAAGCACCTTATAAAGGATAACTAGCAGGGCTTTGAGCCACAACTGTCTAATGTGTGGCCTCAAGGGCCACAGTGAGCATCTCGGTGGCTGCTGGAAGTAGTGTCTCAGCTGGGGACACGTGCAGTACTTCAACACCTGGACCACCAGGGGGAGCAACTGCTTCCCCAAACCAATATTGTAGTCCATCACCTGGAAGAAATGAAAGTTAAGCCTGTCAGAATCATTCATGTACTATGTGTCAGGAGGAAAAAATAAGTACATATATATTGAATATTATTTACTTGTGCAATGCCGGCAATGAAGCCATTGAAGCAGGTTGACGTGCGCATCTTCTGTGGTGCGATCATGAAGCAGCCCTCCTGCTGGTCGTAGCCCAACAGCACATACAGGTGACGTTTCACCGTGTTGAAAGCCTTGGCACTGCCGATGTCCGCCTCCGCGCTGCTCTTGTCTTTGGCCATAAATTTCATGAGCACCATGATCAGCTGGTGAACCGTCTGGTGATCGATGCCGGCGTCCTCAGGGAGCAGGTCTTTGATGATATTGTCATCCTCAGGAGATGGGGTCTGGCCTGCAAGAGGGGCCAAAGGGTCAGGAGCAGAAACGTACAACAGGCATGGGAGAAgatggggaggtgggggggggggagcaagGGGGGGAAGGGGGTAATAACAGAGTGGGTGAGTCAACTCGTCCTGTGTCGAGACATGTGAAGGGTTTATCATGcaataaacacacattagaGTAATGCAGAATTTGTGAGGAGcgtgaacataaaaaaaatgagcGGTTAGTTTGCCAGAGGCAAGATGAAAAAACAATGACTGTCACCATTGATCAAAGTTGATTTTTCAGATTTACAATCATAATTTGACGTAATAAGTAATAAGAAGATAATCATACTGTACGTTTCCTCCAACATGATGTGATTATGATGAAGAACACTGCAAATTTCAGATTTAGGTTGTTGTTTACCTGGCAGGACCTTCTCTATCATATCTCCCAGTGTCGGGGCAGAGTGATCTTGCCTCGTAAGCCTTAGAGCTAAAAACCACATATGAAGAACACAATTTAGGAGAATGTACACGCGAGGAAGTACAGGAAGGTATCTGAGCTTCATCTTCATCCGACAcacgtacacatacacacacacaaaaactgctcCCAAAAATTATTTGACTAATCAGAAATTTCAGATATAACATTATGTTTGAGGTCATCATGAGCAGCAACTCCCAGAAACTTAGTTGGCCTTCTGAGCAGAGTCAGTGACAAAGTTAACCACACAGTGTCAAGATCCTCCCTTATTGAACAAATACGTGTTAAATGAAAGTTATAAACAAAGGAGTGAGGagtggaacattaaaaaaatgggaCCAGACTTGGATCACATTgtatttgcaaataaaaaggAATTTTGTGTCATTGAAAAGTGATCAGAGATCACAATGCAAGCACTGCTGGGTTCCAGAAATTGGTAAGAAACTAATTGAAAGGTAAGAactttgtctctgtgtgtgcaaTGTAAAACAAAGCACATATGAGACATTTGGACTTTTACTATTTGCAAACACTGTCAGACCACAGATTGAGTGAAAGTGACACAGGCTCAGATCCAAAGTGGCAGCGAGACAGAGGCTCATCCCCAGTACTCACGAAGTCGGTTGCTCAGGGATTCTGGAAGTGAAAATGCCCTTTTGGACTCCGTTGGGCAACCCTTCACACTGTCACGGAGTGAACGCACACTCTTCTGCCGATTCCTGGCGAAACGAGCTCTTCGTATTTTCCACATCGCCGCATCACTGAGATTGGCCACGTTGGTCCGTACAGCTGTGATGGCTGTCAACAGAAAAGATTGCAAACTTAACGTAGAGCACTTTCAGATTCACATAAACAAAAGTAGCAGGAGTGAATGGAGTAAGAGCATCTCTGAATGTACTCGTGGGAAAAGGGAACTCCTTGTTGCAGTCCAGGTGTAGCTGAGCCTCCAGGGATAATGTTTCAAAGCGGTTGACGAAGAACTCCCAGCTAAGAGCAGGAATATCTTTCTTTAGGAAGTGGAGAAGCAGGAGCTTGCTGAGGATTATGGGCCGATCCCTCACAACAGTATCAAACTGGAAATCCAGACACAGGCACAACCCCtgaatgagaaataaaacacatcagtgCATGATTGTCTGCAGCTCCATGAACACAGGATTACTATATGTGCACAAAAAGTTATGTTTATGctgaaaattaataattttaacaaaattatttaGTCAATTTCATCAATTAACtgattataaaaagaaaagtattACAATTTGATCATCTTTACTCACTTTTCAGTTTTGAACTCTAAACTCAACTCTAAATTGAACATCtcatctcaattttgaggcatTGTTAcagaggtttttaaaaaaatatttattatagatTTAAATAGATATATCAGAAATCACAGCATTCATGTGACCCATTCAAtaattgcacatttttttcttcagtaacAGTTCTCAATACACTTGCTGTCAAATACTTAGTTCAAAATTTGTTTAACctaggaaaaataaaataataaaggctGCCAACAAATATAGCATATGTTGCACactcaaaaatggaaaatattgtgTATTTGGCTAATTCATTATTTGTCGATATAAAAAGGAAAGATCATTATTGCTCTATTTAAAAAAGCTGGATTTGGAGTTACACGTTTTTCTACTGACTTGTATTCAGTTGAAGGGAATTCTTACATCACTACAATAAAGGTCCTATGTTATTATACTGAAAAAAAGTGTTGTTAAAAAATGTCCTCACCACAAAACACTGTAAAGGCAGAAGTGAAGATACAAACTTTTCATACAAAAGTTTTGGTGCAGAAATCCATGAACATGTCTCATCAGATTTAGGACCAGTGATGAGCAGTGACTGCTGTCTCACCTGAAGCGCAGGCCTCTTGATGGTATCCAGGAGCAGTC
The Antennarius striatus isolate MH-2024 chromosome 17, ASM4005453v1, whole genome shotgun sequence genome window above contains:
- the LOC137611291 gene encoding protein unc-79 homolog isoform X2; translated protein: MSTKAEQFASKIRYLQEYHNRVQHNIYPVPSGTDIANTLKYFSQTLLSILSRTGRKENQEASNLAVPMTMCLFPVPFPLTPSLRPQVSSINPTVTRSLLYSVLRDAPSDRGGQGQQSRDAQLSEYPSLDYQGLYVTLVTLLDLVPLLQHGQHDLGQSIFYTTTCLLPFLSDDILSTLPYTMISTLATFPPFLHKDIIEYLSTSFLPMAILGSTRREGGVPAYVNLSASSMLMIAMQYTSNPVYHCQLLECLMKHKQEVWKDLLYVISYGPSQVKPPAVQMLFHYWPNLKPPGAISEYRGLQYTAWNPIHCQHIECHNAINKPAVKMCIDPTLSVALGDKPPPLYICEECSQRIAGDHAEWLVDVLLPQEISAICQKKNCSSHVRRAVVTCFSAGCCGRHGNRPVRYCKRCHVNHHSSEVGAAAETHLYQTSPPPINTRECGAEELVCTVEAVISLLKEAEIHAEQREFELNRRRQMGLSASHHSLDNIEFDNKEDDQHDQRLLSQFGIWFLVSLCTPNENTPTESLARLVSMVFQWFHSTAYMMDDEVGSLVEKLKPQFVTKWLKTVCEVRFDVMVMCLLPKPVEFARVGGYWDKSCTTVTQLKEGLNRILCLIPYNVISQPLWECFMPEWLESIRTEVPDHQLKEFREVLSKMFDIELCPLPFSMEEMFGFISCRFSGYPASVQEQALLWLHVLSELDIVVPLQLLIGMFSDGVNSLKELANQRKARASDLSDNTGTRRVSVVSDPGRRGQHNTLSPFPSPFRSPFRSPLRCSPFKNLGHATGHCALDLDCDDDDMNLGCFILMFDLILKQMELQDDGVMLGLDSSMGKDIVGIINNVFQAPWGGSHTCQKDEKALECSLCQSSILCYQLGCELLERLTPRDEIRLVEPTDSLEETLLLSQPEFSVGTENENEEGENPSVVQTDNPVNHSPDNAPMKNNSETKFSYQQLPVSLKLIYTILQEMSKFEEPDILFNMLNCLKILCLHGERLYLAHKDHPQFLAYIQEKMLIPSLWSMLKSEFCQLASLAVPQLLHALSLSHGADIFWNLINSNFNSKDWKTRFEAAEKVAVLCRFLDIGAVTKNHLLKYSLAHAFCCFLASVEDVNPAVATRARLLLDTIKRPALQGLCLCLDFQFDTVVRDRPIILSKLLLLHFLKKDIPALSWEFFVNRFETLSLEAQLHLDCNKEFPFPTTITAVRTNVANLSDAAMWKIRRARFARNRQKSVRSLRDSVKGCPTESKRAFSLPESLSNRLPLRLTRQDHSAPTLGDMIEKVLPGQTPSPEDDNIIKDLLPEDAGIDHQTVHQLIMVLMKFMAKDKSSAEADIGSAKAFNTVKRHLYVLLGYDQQEGCFMIAPQKMRTSTCFNGFIAGIAQVMDYNIGLGKQLLPLVVQVLKYCTCPQLRHYFQQPPRCSLWPLRPHIRQLWLKALLVILYKYPYRDMEGSKVVLHLIHITINTLNAQYHSCRPHPTAGPLYSDNSNMSRYSEKEKEEDSVFDESDVHDTPTGVANKESQTFFARLKRIGGNKTVKYQPVELNARKSEIELSEYREASTLQDNILHCVREESTRKKRLQAMHKQKSLDISNTDSILFNLDEHRRKSCIDRCDMQAPSVILPPSSSTSHSKHRGKGSSDGSSIRVEGSDHVDRRGSRGGQSDICKPVIPEVRLSCMETFEDKFDQGSPEGSAQGKEDPDLIDLSSDCTSIPEKHSLLSMSDSDSLVFEPLPPLRIIESDEEFDLNTIITSKFNGSPKVSASPASSNTLRLSPVVQVSVEDCSSDKKTPDLLLERVGLERPPLERRSYRMTPSASLDLPDRPENVCHDSPMTLKQKRDLLRKTPHVPYTSLDDIPISSDELTSGMGPGTSPSGRTIFLDIPEDTAEPLSSPEKSKNSNSNDEEEYGDDEEDDDMGDEGDSDPKLDDGNNNDEAEFKIQIVPRQRKQRKIAVSAIQREYLDISFNMFDKLGSEQTSETDHKVLSTLEKPRESASAPTLEAALPETSHRCSVSTQYRQVKRGSLGALTMSQLMKRQLEHQSSAPHNISTWETGPTKTSLLSAPSTVSMFVPAPEEFIDEQPTTMSDRCRDCAAVLEEYDEETLGLAVVVLSMFIHLSPDLAAPMLLDIMQSVGRLASSGNFSGQAESMLIPGNVAGVAKQFLRCMFHQLAPNGILPQLFQSNIKDGSFLRTLASSLIDFNELSSVAALNMLLEGLNNKKSLPAGGTMLHCLENIASFMEALPMDSPSNLWTTICNQFQTFLTKLPSVLPLKVDVDLSISLERGKFMVGKSKCPMDSSLRIIICLLKIPTTNATRSLLEPFSKLLSFVIQYGMFSLSYLVELCGLCYKAFNKERDKFYMSRIVVLELLQALKFKSPLPDTNLLLLVQFVCADIGTRLAESTIIQKHMISTLSGCTTAAMECMRQYISELLDFIADMHTLTKLKSHMKACCQPLHEDTFGGNLKVGLAQVAAMEISKGNHRDNKAVVRYLPWLYHPPSTMQQGPKEFIECVSHIRQLSWLLLGSLTHCALHQGSTSCMPIPLDAGSHIADHLIVILIGFPEQSKTSVLHMCSLFHAFMFAQLWTIYCEQAAAAPSPLNQNQTEFSSSAILTGLEFWSRVTPSILQLMAHNKVMVEMVCLHVISLMEALQECNSTIFVKLIPMWLPMIQSNLKHLSAGLQLRLQAIQNRVNHQCLQGQTSGAPPFALRKWLQCTQFKMAQVEIQSSEAASQFYPM